CACGGCGACAACCGGCGGGCCGTGGTCTCCGGGCTCGCCGGCACCGGACGGATCATCAGCTCGGCCGCCCTGATCATGGTCAGCGTCTTCCTCAGCTACCTGCTCTCGGACGACCCCGTGGTCAAGATGTTCGGCATCGGACTGGCCACCGCCGTGGCCCTGGACGCCACCGTGGTGCGCGGAATCCTCGTCCCGTCCACCATGGTCCTGCTCGGCAGTGGCAACTGGTGGCTGCCGGGCGTGCTCGACCGGATCCTTCCCAACATCGACATCGAGGGCGACGGCCACCCCACCGACCCGCACGGGCCGGAGCGTGCCGTGACCCCCGCGCCGGCGGCGGAGCCGGAGCCCGCGGCCGGCCGCTGAGCCGGCCGACCGCCCTCCGACCGCCCGTCACCGTCCGCCCACCGCGAAGGCCAGGCGACACCATGAGCACCATCCCCACCACACCCCCCGGACCCGGTACCCCCGGCGCACCCGCGGCGCGACCCGCCGCCCGCGCCCTGCTCCAGGAGATCCGCACCGCCCAGCTCGGCGAGGGCGAGATCCTTCCCGGCCCCTACGGCCCCCGGCCGGCCACCTACGCCGACCACACCGCCTCGGGCCGACCCCTCGCCTTCGTCGAGGAGTTCCTCCGCCGCGAGGTCCTCACCCGCTACGCCAACACCCACACCGAGGCCTCCGGATTCGGCCGGCAGACCGGCCGGCTCCGCGAGGAGGCCCGGACGCTGATCCACCGGGCGGTCGGCGCCTCCGAGGAGCACGCGGTGATCTTCTGCGGCTCCGGCACCACCGGCGCCGTCAACAAGCTGGTCGACCTGCTCGGCCTGCGGCGGCCCTCGCCGCGCGCCGAGCGGTACGCCGTCCCGATACCAGAGCACGACCGGCCGGTGGTCCTGGTCGGCCCGTACGAGCACCACTCCAACGAACTGCCGTGGCGGGAGTCGGTCGCCGACGTGGTGGTCGTCCGGGAGGGCGCGGACGGCGGGCTCGACCTGGACGACCTGCGCGCCCAACTGCTCCGGTACGCCCACCGGCCGCTGCGGATCGGCAGCTTCTCGGCCGCCTCCAACGTGACCGGGATGCTCACCGACACCGACCGGGTCTCCGCCCTGCTGCACTCCCACGGTGCCCTCGCCTGCTGGGACTTCGCCACCGCCGGGCCGTACCTGCCGATACGCGCCGCCGCCTCCGCGCCAGGGCGCCAGGACCACGCGGACGCGCTGTTCCTCTCCCCGCACAAGTTCCCCGGCGGGCCGCAGACCCCGGGCGTCCTGGTGGTCCGCCGGGCACTGCTGCGCAACGGGGTGCCGGTGAACCCCGGCGGCGGCACGGTCGCCTACGTCGGCCCGGACGACCACCGGTACCTCGCCGACCCGGTGGCCCGGGAGGAGGGCGGCACCCCGGCGATCGTGGAGTCGATCCGCGCCGGGCTGGTCTTCCGGCTCAAGGAGGAGCTGGGGCGCGACCTGATCCGGGAGCAGGAGGAGGCCGCCTGGGCGGCCGTCCGCGCCCGCTGGGGACGGCACCCGGCGATCCGGATCCTCGGCCGCACCGACCTGCCCCGGCTTCCCGTGGTCTCCTTCCTGATCCGGCACGGGGACGGCCACCTGCACCACAACCTCGTGACCGCCCTGCTCAACGACCTGTTCGGGATCCAGTCCCGCGGCGGCTGCTCCTGCGCCGGCCCGTACGGCCACCGGCTGCTCGGCATCGACCGGGAGCGCTCGTTCGCCCACCGCGACGTGATCTGCGACCTGGGCCTGGAGGGGGTCAAGCCCGGCTGGACCCGGGTCAGCCTCCCGTACACGATGACCGAGCAGGCCCGGCGACACGTGCTCGACGCGGTGGAGTTCATCGCCGAGCAGGGCCACCGGCTGCTGCCCGACTACGCCTTCGACCCGCGCAGCGGGCTCTGGCGGCACCGGGCCGCGCCGGTCGGGCCGCCGCCGGTGGGGCTGGGGGCGCCCCTGTTCGGCGGTGAGGTGGTCGGCGGTGAGGTGGTCGGCGGGCAGCGGGGCGCGGCCCGGCCCGCCGTCCCCGGGTATGCCGAGCAGTTGGCCCTGGCCCGGGCGCTGGTCGCAAACCGGCCGGAGCGGCCACCGCGGCGGCCGGCCGGGCTGCCGGAGTCCTTCGAGAGCCTCCGCTGGTTCCCGCTGGACGCCGGCAACCTGGCCTGACGGGGTCTCGTTCCCCGGCGGCCGTCGGCTCCACCTCCGACACGCCCCTTCGCGGCCCGCGAAGGGGCGTGTCCCCGTTTCCGGGGTCGCGTCGAGTGGGTCGGTCCAGCGCGGAGCTGTCGAACGTCACAACGCGGTATCGGTCCTCCCCCCGGCTTGACTCCGACGGCGTCACGCGGTGTCATATGTGCCAACACGTTGAAACATGTTTGATTGTGAGCGTTTTCCGTCTGTCGTTGACAGGTGCTTCGAGACCGGCCGGCCCCGTTCGCCCCCCGTTCGGGGCCGGCCCCCCGGCCCGCCCCCGGCCTGTTCCCCCGTGCAGGCCGGTGGCGGGCGCCACCGCACCACCCGCACCGCGGCGCCACCGCACCCCGGCACCACCGCACCACCCGCGATCCCCGGAGACGAGTGACACCATGAGCTGCCCCGACGACTCGGCCCCGGCCCACCGGCCACCCTCCGCCCCGCTCCCCGCCGCCCGCGCCACCGGCTCGGCCGGGGTGCAGGGGGTGGCCAAGCGGTTCGGTGCGGTGCGGGCCCTCGGTGGGGTGACTCTGGACTTCCCGGCGGGGCGGGTGGCGGCGGTGACGGGGGAGCGCGGGGCGGGGAAGTCGACGCTGTTGCGGATCCTCGCGGGTGACCATCGGCCGTCCGAGGGCAAGGCGGTGGTGTACGTCTCGCACCGGATCCAGGAGGTCTTCCAACTCGCGGGCCGGATCGCGGTGTTGCGGGACGGCGAGCTCGCCGGGGTGCAGGACGCGGCCCGGACGAACGACGTCGAGCTGGCCCGGTTGATGGCCGGCCGTGACCGCTCCCCGGTCCCCGTGCGTCGCCACGTCCCCCTCGGCCGTCCGGTCCCGGAGGGCCGGCACCTCACCTCGGATCCCGGGGCCGCCGCATGAGCGCCACCGCGCCCCCCGCGCCCTCCTGACCGCACCGCACCCCCTCACTCCGTCCCCTGCGGAGCCGTGCGGGGCCGCCCCGCAGCCGTGGCGGCCCGGCTCCGGCCAGGGGGCGGACGGGCGGGAGGCCGTTGAGGGTCGGCCAGACCGCCACGCGCTGCCGGTCCCGCGCTCAGCCGAGCGCGGGACCGGCAGTTCTCGTCGGGCGGGTCACGAGGTGGTATCGGTCCGCCCATCTGCTTGACGGGAGCCCCGGCTGGCGGTCTCATATGTGCCATCTCGTTTGAATCTGTTCGGTTATGCTGGTTCATGTGAGCGCTGAGGGGAGGGTCGGGATCCACCTGACGCAGCCTCAGCACCCGGGTACCGGGCGCACTCCTCGGGGAGGTGCGCCCGGCACCCCCCGTCCCGTCCCCCGCCGGCCGCCCCAACACCCAGTCGGCGGGGGATCACCAACCCGGCCGCACACCAGCCGCGCCCCGCGCCGACGTCGGAGCCCCCCATGTCCTACCTCTCCGGTCCCCTCGACCCGCACGGCGAACCGTCCTCCCGGCCCGGGCGCATCCCGCACCCCGTCCACGCCTCCCGCCCCGACGGCGGCGCCCCGTGGATCGTCACCCTCGCGGTCCGCCACCCCGACGGCCGCCAGGGCACCCACAGCTTCGTGGAATGGGCGGCCAGCCACTCCCAGGCGGTCGCCGCCGCCCTGCTCCGGGCCCGCACCAGCAGCGCCCGCGACCACCGCCGGGGCGCGCCGCTCGACGGCCCGCACACCGCGCGGGCGGAACTGTGGCGCGGGTCCGCCCTGTCCTGGTGACCCCGCTCACCCGGCCCGGCCGGACCGGGCGATGTGCGACCGATCGGGCCCGACCGGTGGCAGGATGACGCGCGGGACGACGCAGCACGGCGACCGGGCCGACCGACGAGAGAAGGCATGATGGTGCACGCACGCGCCGGCCAACCGGCAGGACCGCAGGACCTGGTGGACGTGGCCAGGCTGGTGACCGCCTACTACACGCTCCACCCGGATCCGGCCGAGGTATCCCAGCAGGTCGCCTTCGGCACCTCCGGCCACCGCGGCTCCTCCCTGGACACCGCGTTCAACGAGGACCACATCGCCGCCACCACCCAGGCGATCTGCGAGTACCGGGCCGCCCAGGGCACCACCGGGCCGCTGTTCCTCGGCATCGACACCCACGCGCTCTCCGAGCCCGCCCGCGCCACCACCCTGGAGGTGCTCGCCGCCAACGGCGTCACCGTCCTGCTCGACAGCGCCGACGGCTACACCCCCACCCCGGCCGTCTCGCACGCCATCCTCACCCACAACCGCACCCGCCCGGCCGGCCGGGCCGACGGCATCGTGGTCACCCCCTCCCACAACCCGCCCGCCGACGGCGGCTTCAAGTACAACCCGCCGCACGGCGGCCCGGCCGGCTCCGACGCCACCGGCTGGATCCAGAACCGCGCCAACGAGCTGCTCCGCCAAGGCCTTTCGGGCGTCCGCCGGATCCCGTACGCGCGCGCCCTGGCCGCCGACACCACCGGCCGCTACGACTACGCCGGCCGCTACACCGAGGACCTGCCCGCCGTCCTCGACCTGGACGCCGTCCGCGCCGCCGGCGTCCGGATCGGCGCCGACCCGATGGGCGGCGCCTCGGTGGCGTACTGGGCGCGCATCGCCGAGACCCACCGCCTGGACCTCACCGTGGTCAACCCGCTCACCGACCCCGCCTGGCGGTTCATGACCCTGGACTGGGACGGGAAGATCCGGATGGACTGCTCCTCCCCGTACGCCATGGCCTCCCTGATCGGCCGTCGGGAGGGGTTCGCCGTCGCCACCGGCAACGACGCCGACGCCGACCGGCACGGCATCGTCACCCCCGACGGCGGGCTGATGAACCCCAACCACTACCTCGCCGTCGCCATCGACCACCTCTACCGCCACCGCGCCGACTGGCCCGCCACGGCCGCCGTCGGCAAGACCCTGGTGTCCTCCTCGATGATCGACCGGGTGGCCGGCGACCTGGGCCGGCGCCTGGTGGAGGTCCCGGTCGGCTTCAAGTGGTTCGTCGACGGCCTGCTGGACGGCTCGGTCGCCTTCGGCGGCGAGGAGTCCGCCGGCGCCTCCTTCCTGCGGCGCGACGGCGGCGTCTGGACCACCGACAAGGACGGCATCCTGCTCGCCCTGCTCGCCTCCGAGATCACCGCGGTGACCGGCCGCAGCCCCTCCCAGCTCTACACCGACCTCACCGCCCGCTTCGGCGCCCCCGCCTACGCCCGGGTGGACGCCCCCGCCGACCGCGCCCAGAAGGCGGCGCTCTCCGCCCTCACCGCCGACCAGGTCACCGCCGGCGAACTGGCCGGCGAGCCCATCACCGCCGTCCTCACGGCCGCCCCGGGCAACGGGGCCGCCATCGGGGGCCTCAAGGTCTGCACCGAGAACGCCTGGTTCGCGGCGAGGCCCTCCGGCACCGAGGACGTCTACAAGATCTACGCCGAGAGCTTCCACGGACCCGACCACCTCGCCCGCGTCCAGGACGAAGCCCGCGACCTCGTCGCCGAAGCCCTCCTCAAGGCCTGACGCACTCGGGTACGTCAGGGGCGCGTGAGCGCACCTCCCGGCCGCCGCGTGCCCCTGACGTACCCTCGTGCGCCGCGCCCCCGCTAGCGGGGCACCGCGCTGCCCAGGGAGAGGGCCGCCAGGACCCGTGGGGCGCCCTCCTCGTAGAAGACGTCCAGGTCATCGACCTCGTACCCGGCCGCGGTGAGGAGTTCCACGATCGGCCGGGTCAGGTGGCAGCCCGCGAACAGCCGTTGCTGGAGCGGCTCCAGCCGGTACTGCCAGCGCCGCACCCCCGCGTCCGCCTCCGGCGCCAGCCCGTGCTCCAGGAACCGGAACACCCCGCCCGGCCGCAGCACCCGCCGGATCTCCCGCAGGGCGGCCCCCACGTCGGGAATGGTGCACAGCGTGAAGGTCGACAGCGCGCAGTCGAAGCTCGCGTCCGGGAACGGCAGCGCCTGCCCGTCCAGTCCGGACCGGTCCACCGGCACCCGTGCCCGGTCCAGCCGCTTCCGGGCGAGCCGCCAGCCCACGTCCGAGGGCTCCACGGCGGCGACCCGCGACACCGCGGCGGGGTAGAACGGCACGTTGTGGCCGCTGCCGAAGCCGATCTCCACGACCTCGCCGTGCAGGCCGGTGCAGACCCGCCGGCGCAGCGGCCGCTCCGCCTTGGTCCCGCAGGCCACGTCGATGATCCGCGGCACGACCTGCTCGGTGTAGTACCCCATTCCCGCCTCCGTGTGTCGGCACCAGCGTGGCATCGCGGCCGGGTGGCCGCGGCGCTGACACGCCCGCGTCAGGGGGACACCAGCGGGCCCCCGCCACCCGTGGCGCCTGTGCCGGCGGGCCCGCCCGCCGGGGTGCCCGTCAGTTCCTGACGCGAGCGCACGTTCCGTTTCCGCATGGCCCGCTGCACGTGCTGCTCCACCGTGCGCGGCGACAGGTGCAGGGTGAGCGCGATCTCCCGGTTGGTCATGCCCCGGCCCGCCAGCTCCGCCACCTCCAGCTCGCGCGGCGACAGTTCCTCGCCGTAGGCGGGCCGGCCGACCGGGCGCCGTACGCGGGCCGGCCGGTGGGTCCGGAGCAGGGCCCGGACCCGGGCGGCGTCCCACTGCGCGCCGAGCGCTGCCAGTTGCTGCGCCGCGGAGCCCAGGGCCTCCACCGCCCAGGGGTGGTCCGGTCCGGCGGTGGCGAGGGCGCACCGGGCCGAGTCCTCCAGCACCAGGGCGTGCGGGTACGGCCGGCCGAGCCGGGCGTGGGCGTCGGCCGCCGCGCGGAAGTGGGCCAGGGCGCCGGGGTGGTCGCCTTCCGTCCGGGCGGTCAGGGCACGGCACCAGTGCAGGGCGGCCTCGGCGGCGGGGGCGTCCCGTCCGGCCAGGCCCTCGGTGAACTCCCCGGTCAGCCGGGCCGCCCCGGCCGGGTCGCCGGCCTCGGCCAGCGCCCGGACCGCCCAGGGCGCCAGTTCGGCGGCCCAGACCCACACGCCCTGGCGGCGCAGCCGGGCCCAGGCGGCCAGGGCCTCGGCCGCCGCGCCCGCCGTGTCCTGCCGGCCGAGGGCCAGCCGGACCAGGGCGGCGGAGGAGGCGGCGGCCAGCGGCACCGAGCACTCCTCCACCGGCCGGGCGCGGCCGCCGCGCAGCCAGGCCTCCACCTGTCCGGGCTCGCCGCGGGCCAGGGCCAGCAGGCCGAGCACCAGCCGGGCGTCCTCGGCCAGCAGCGGCATGTCGCCGACCTCGGCGGCGAACTCCCGGGCCCGGGCGGCCAGTCCGTCCCACCGGCCGGCCGCCCAGTCCAGCAGCAGCGCCGTCCCGCGGACCGTCCGCTCGGTGTACGGTGCGCCACTGCTCGATGCCAACCGCCGCCCTTCGACGGACAGTTCGCCGGCCTGCCGGTCGTAGCCGAGCCAGTGCGCGGCGTCCGCGGCGTTGCAGAGGCCGCGGGCCACCTGCTGCCGGATCTCCGGCTCCTCGCCGCTGCCGCGGAGCGCCTGAAGCCGCTGCCAGCCGGCCGGGTCGCCGATGCTCAGCAGCACGGCCACACCGTTGGCGGCCACCGCGGTCCGGACCACCGGGTCGCCGCTGGACTCCGCCACCCGCTCGGCGCGCCGCAGCCACTCCAGGTGCTCGGCCAGCGAGCCGCCCGGCCAGTACGGCACCGCCAGCGCGGACATGCCGCGTGCCGCGGCGGCCGGCCGTTCGCCAAGGTCGGCCACCGCCCGCGCCAACTCCTCGCGGCCGTCCGCCCCCCGGCCCGCCTGGTTGCCGAGCAGCAGCCCGAGGTCCAGCCGGACCTGCCCGCGGACCGGCGCCGGCAGCTCGCGGTCCTCCACGATCTGGCGCAGCACCCGGACGGTCTCGTCCGACCGCAGACCGACGGTCGCGCTGCGGGCCAGCAGCGGCGCCAGCCGGGCCCGGGCCGCCGCCGGGGTGTCCGGTGCGGCCAGGGCGTCCTCCAGCAGCGGGACCGCCTCCTGGTGGCGGCCCGCCCGGGCGTACCCGGCGGCCGCCCGTTCCACGGCCCGCAGCCAGTGCCGCAGTTCGCCGGACCGCCGGTGGTGCCGGGCCAGCAGGTCCCAGCGCACCGGCTGCGCGCGGGCGAGCAACCGGGCGGCCCGCCGGTGCAGTTGGTCCCGCACCGGCCCCGGGATGTGCCGGTAGACCGCCTCCCCGGCCAGCGGCATCGGGAAGCCGTACCGCTGCTCCCCGCACTCGGCGAGCGCCCCGGCGGCGAGGGCGGCGACCAGGGCCTCCCGTCCCGGCTCGGGGTCGAGTCCGGCGACCGCGGCCAGCTGGCCGGCGGTGGCGGGCTCGCCGAGCACCGCGGCCGCCCACACCACCGCGCGCCGGTCGGCCGGGACGTTCCACGCCCGCGAGATCGCCAACTCGGCGACCCGGACCGGGATGTCGAGGGCGTCCAGGTCGGCGGGGCCGGGGCGGGCCGGGCCGGCGGCGCTGCGGAGGGCGTGCAGCAGGTCCAGGACGGCGCCGGCGTTCCCGGCGGTCCGGGCGTGCAGACGGGCCGTCAGCTCGGGACGGCAGCGCTCGGGTCCGAGCACCCGGGCGGCGATCCGGGCGACCTCGGCCGGGCCGAGGGGCGGCACCGGCACCGGGTGGACGGCGAGCCGGGACGGATAGCGGACCGGCCCGCCGAGGGCCAGGCCGGGCACCGGGAGTTCCTCCGGCCGGTAGCTGAGCAGCACCGCCGTACCCGGCCGGTCGACGGCCAACAGGGCGCGCAGCCGGGCGAGTTCGTCCGGCGCCGCGAGGTGGACGTCCTCCGCCACCAGCAGTGCGGGCGCCGGCCCGTCGGCGGGGGAGCGGTCCGTGCCGCCGAGCAGCTCGGCGATCAGGTGGCTCTTGCCGCTGCCCGCCGGTCCGGCGACCAGCAGCAGCACCGACTCCGCGGAGCCCGGCGCCAGCGCCCGCTCGACCAGCCGCGACCACGGCTCCCCGCCCACCGACACCCCTCCTCGCCCCCGCCCGGGCACGGCCGGCCGCGCCCCGCGGGCGACAGCGGTCGCGGGTGTGCGGTCCCCGGGCACCCCCGGGGTGCCGGCCGGTTGAACGTGTCCGGCCATCTTGGGGCCGGGGCGGACCGGCTCACAAGGGTGGGGAGCGTCACGCCGTCCCCGCAGGTCCCTCACCACCCCTCCGGAACAGGTGCGAATTTATCGCGTATCCGTAATCCGGCCTCCCTGATGGTGGCGCCGCGGCCGCCCGCGTCACAGTGATCACCGGAACCGGCGCCGGGGCCGACCCAGGGCCCGTCCCGGGCCGGCCCGCGCGCCCGTTCCCCGGGCCGGCCGCCCCTGCGGAGGGAGCGCCGACGCCCGCGACCGCCGCCCCCCGAGCCCGGACCGGAACACCCACGGCACCCGTCCGCGCAGCGAACCGACGGGCCATCAGGTGCCCCCCGGGCCGGCGGTCGAACGCCCTCACCCGATCTCGGAGGACACGTGTCTACCCCCCTCACCAGCCGCCTGCGGCGCCCGGCCGTCGCGGCCGTCGCGCTCGGCGCGGCCCTGGCGTTCGCGGCCCCGGTCGCGCCCGCCCACGCCGCCCCCTCGTCCCCGGCCGCCCCCGCGGCCGTCTGGGCCGCCGGCACCCGGGCGTACCTGGTCATCACGGCGCCCGGCGACACCACCGCCGCGCGCACCGCGGTCACCGCCAACGGCGGCAGCGTCTTCGCCTCGTACGACGCGATCGGCGTGGTCGTCGCCCACTCGGCCTCCGCCGGTTTCGCCACCGCCCTGCGCGCCGTCGCCGGGGTGCAGCAGGTCGGCGCGACCCGCACCTCCGACGTGCCGGCCGACGCCTACGACCCCGCGCTGCCCGCCAACCCGGCGCAGAGCGCGACGACCCTCACCGAGTCCACCCGCTGGGACATGAGCCAGATCAAGGCCGACCAGGCCTGGGCCGTCACCACCGGCTCGGCGAGCGTCAAGGTCGGCGTGCTCGACACCGGCGTGGACGACCAGCACCAGGACCTGGCGCCCAACTTCGACGCCGCCGACTCCGTCTCCTGCGCCTACGGCAAGCCGGACACCCGGACCGGCGCCTGGCGCGACGTGGACACCCACGGCACCCACGTGGCCGGCACCATCGCGGCCGCGAAGAACGGCAAGGGCGTGGTCGGCGTGGCCCCCGGGGTGCGGATCGCCTCCGTCCGGGTCGCCGAGCCCGGCAACAGCTTCTTCTACGCGGAGAACACCATATGCGGGTTCGTCTGGGCCGGTGACCACGGCTTCAAGGTCACCAACAACAGCTACTACACCGACCCCTGGCAGTTCAACTGCCCGAACGACCTGGACCAGGCCGCCATCATCGAGGGCGTCAAGCGCGCCCAGGCGTACGCCGAGGGCAAGGGCTCGCTCCAGGTGGCCGCGGCCGGCAACGCCAACTACGACCTGGCGAACAAGACCACCGACACCTCCAGCCCCAACGACTCCACCCCGGTGACCCGCACCATCACCAACGCCTGCATCGACATCCCGACCGAACTCCCGGGCGTGGTCACGGTGTCCGCGATGGGCCGCGGCAACGTCAAGGCCTCGTACTCCAACTACGGCACCGGCGTGATCGACGTCGCGGCCCCGGGCGGCGACGGCGCCGACGGTGTGTACTCCACGCTGCCCGGCGGCAAGTACGGCAACAAGAACGGCACCTCGATGGCCTCGCCGCACGTCACCGGCGTGGCCGCGCTGATGGTCAGCGCCGACCCGACGCTCACCCCGGCGGACCTGAGGGCCAGGCTGGCGAGCCAGGCCACCGACACCGCCTGCCCCGCCGACAGCCGCTGCACCGGCACCACCGGGAACAACGGCTTCTTCGGCGAGGGCCAGGTCGACGCCCTCAAGGCGGTCGGCGCCACCCCGCCGCCCGGGAAGTACTTCGAGAACCTCACCGACGTGGCCATCCCGGACAACACCACCGTGGAGAGCCCCCTCACGGTGAGCGGCGTGAGCGGCAACGCCCCGGCGACGCTCAAGGTCGGCGTGGACATCAAGCACACCTACCGCGGCGACCTGGTGGTCTCCCTCGTCGCCCCGGACGGGACGGTCTACCTGCTGGAGGACTTCCCGGACAGCGACGGCACCGACAACGTGCTCAAGACCTACACGGTGAACGCCTCCGCCGAGGCGGCGGCCGGCACCTGGAAGCTCCGGGTCCGCGACCTCGCCACCCAGGACACCGGCCGTATCGACGCCTGGAGCCTCACCTTCTGACACCTGGGCGTCCCGGAACCGCCCCGGCCCGCCGACACGCCCGTCGGCTGGCCGGGGCCAGCGCCCGTCCGCCGGGGCTCACCCGGCCCGGGCCGCCCCGTCCGGCCGCCCGGCCGGGTGGAGCGCCGGATCCAGCCGGTCGGCCAGGTCCAGGTCGTCCGCGAGCATCGCGTACCACTGGCCGAGGTCCAGCAGCGGCGGCGCGGCGGGCCCGGTCCCGGCGCGCTCCTCCACCAGCTCCGGCAGGCGGGTCCGCACGCCGTCGGGGGAGGGGGGCGGCGCTCCGCCGCCCGGGGAGGCGGTGGGCGGCCCGCCGTCCGCGGTGAACCGCCCCGGGCCGACGTCCCGGCCCCGGTACGCCCGCAGCGCCCCGCCCAGCCGCCGGCAGCGCGCGGCCAGCAGGCCCGCCTCCTCCACCGCCACCCCGGCCTGCCGGGCCGACACCGAGCCGGCAGGCGGCCGGTCGTACTGCGGCAGCCAGTGCGCGCCCACCAGCACGTGCCGCCCGAACCGCAGCGCCGCGTACCAGTCGCGCGGCGCGGCCGCCGGGTCCTGCGGCTCGCTCTGGTACTGGGCGAAGGAGGACTCGGTCAGCCGCAGCGCGGACAGCACCTCCCGGGTGTGCGGACCGCCGGCCGGCGGCGGTGCCAGCAGGGCGTCCGCGGTCCGGGTGATCAGCGGCCCGGCGGCGTCCAGCAGCCGGGCCACCGACCGCCGCAGCTCCCGCCGGGCCCCGGTCGGCCAGGCGATCAGACCGAACAGCAGGCCCACCGCGCTGCCGGTCAGCACGTCCACCACCCGCACCTGGGCCAGCCGCCAGGACGCCGGCACGACCTGCGCGAACGCCGTCGACACCACCAGCGTGAACAGCCCCTGCGCCCAGGCGATCCCGAGCATCGGGCCGACGAAGAACGCCACCAGCATCACCGGCGCCATCACCACCGCGTACGCCTCCACCCGGTCGCCCAGCGCCAGCAGGAGTACGCCCGCCGCCACCGCGCCGGCCAGGGTCCCGATCAGCGCCTGCCGTACCGCGCCCCAGGTCTGCAAGGCGGTGGTCCGGCCCAGACTGAGCACCGCCAGCAGCACCCAGAAGCCGTGTGCCAGGTCCAGCGACCCGGCCACCGCGCGGGCCGCCGCCAGCCCGAACGCCACCCGGACGGCGTTCTGGAACCGGACCGACCGCGGCGTCAGGTGCGCCGCCACCCGCCGCCACCACAGCACCGGCGCCGGCCCCGTCGCATACCAGAACAGGTCCTTCGGGACGGGCGGCGGCTGCCCGCCCCCCAGCGAGATCCGCACCGCGGACTCCATCGCGTACGCCGACTCCGCCGCCGCCAGCACCGCCGACCGGAACCGCCACACCGCCAGCTGCGGCGTCCGCGTCAGGTCCTCCGCCTGCCGCGCCCGCTCCGCCTGGTACGCGGTGATGGCCTCGGGTATCCTCCCGGGCGGCGGGGCCTCGCCGGTCCGCAGCGCCCGCGCGGTGGCGGCCGCGGTGGCCGCGATCCGGTCCAGCATCCCGGCCGACAACGGGTCCAGGGCCGCCGCCGCGTGCCCCGCCAGCCGCTCCAGCTGGACCAGCAGCATCCGGGCCGCCTCGGCGGCGTGGGCCGTCCCGCGGTCACGCCGCCCCGGCCCGGCGGGCCGCTCCGCGGGCGGCACCGCGGCCGGCGCCAACCGGTCCGACGCCGCGCGCAGCCGCTCCACATCGGCGTGCACCGCCTGGGCGAGATCGGCCGCGGCAGCCGAGGCCGCGGAGGCCGCCGTCGCCAGCCGGCTCCG
The window above is part of the Kitasatospora sp. HUAS MG31 genome. Proteins encoded here:
- a CDS encoding aminotransferase class V-fold PLP-dependent enzyme, whose amino-acid sequence is MSTIPTTPPGPGTPGAPAARPAARALLQEIRTAQLGEGEILPGPYGPRPATYADHTASGRPLAFVEEFLRREVLTRYANTHTEASGFGRQTGRLREEARTLIHRAVGASEEHAVIFCGSGTTGAVNKLVDLLGLRRPSPRAERYAVPIPEHDRPVVLVGPYEHHSNELPWRESVADVVVVREGADGGLDLDDLRAQLLRYAHRPLRIGSFSAASNVTGMLTDTDRVSALLHSHGALACWDFATAGPYLPIRAAASAPGRQDHADALFLSPHKFPGGPQTPGVLVVRRALLRNGVPVNPGGGTVAYVGPDDHRYLADPVAREEGGTPAIVESIRAGLVFRLKEELGRDLIREQEEAAWAAVRARWGRHPAIRILGRTDLPRLPVVSFLIRHGDGHLHHNLVTALLNDLFGIQSRGGCSCAGPYGHRLLGIDRERSFAHRDVICDLGLEGVKPGWTRVSLPYTMTEQARRHVLDAVEFIAEQGHRLLPDYAFDPRSGLWRHRAAPVGPPPVGLGAPLFGGEVVGGEVVGGQRGAARPAVPGYAEQLALARALVANRPERPPRRPAGLPESFESLRWFPLDAGNLA
- a CDS encoding ATP-binding cassette domain-containing protein, whose amino-acid sequence is MSCPDDSAPAHRPPSAPLPAARATGSAGVQGVAKRFGAVRALGGVTLDFPAGRVAAVTGERGAGKSTLLRILAGDHRPSEGKAVVYVSHRIQEVFQLAGRIAVLRDGELAGVQDAARTNDVELARLMAGRDRSPVPVRRHVPLGRPVPEGRHLTSDPGAAA
- the pgm gene encoding phosphoglucomutase (alpha-D-glucose-1,6-bisphosphate-dependent); this translates as MVHARAGQPAGPQDLVDVARLVTAYYTLHPDPAEVSQQVAFGTSGHRGSSLDTAFNEDHIAATTQAICEYRAAQGTTGPLFLGIDTHALSEPARATTLEVLAANGVTVLLDSADGYTPTPAVSHAILTHNRTRPAGRADGIVVTPSHNPPADGGFKYNPPHGGPAGSDATGWIQNRANELLRQGLSGVRRIPYARALAADTTGRYDYAGRYTEDLPAVLDLDAVRAAGVRIGADPMGGASVAYWARIAETHRLDLTVVNPLTDPAWRFMTLDWDGKIRMDCSSPYAMASLIGRREGFAVATGNDADADRHGIVTPDGGLMNPNHYLAVAIDHLYRHRADWPATAAVGKTLVSSSMIDRVAGDLGRRLVEVPVGFKWFVDGLLDGSVAFGGEESAGASFLRRDGGVWTTDKDGILLALLASEITAVTGRSPSQLYTDLTARFGAPAYARVDAPADRAQKAALSALTADQVTAGELAGEPITAVLTAAPGNGAAIGGLKVCTENAWFAARPSGTEDVYKIYAESFHGPDHLARVQDEARDLVAEALLKA
- a CDS encoding class I SAM-dependent methyltransferase translates to MGYYTEQVVPRIIDVACGTKAERPLRRRVCTGLHGEVVEIGFGSGHNVPFYPAAVSRVAAVEPSDVGWRLARKRLDRARVPVDRSGLDGQALPFPDASFDCALSTFTLCTIPDVGAALREIRRVLRPGGVFRFLEHGLAPEADAGVRRWQYRLEPLQQRLFAGCHLTRPIVELLTAAGYEVDDLDVFYEEGAPRVLAALSLGSAVPR
- a CDS encoding helix-turn-helix transcriptional regulator, which encodes MGGEPWSRLVERALAPGSAESVLLLVAGPAGSGKSHLIAELLGGTDRSPADGPAPALLVAEDVHLAAPDELARLRALLAVDRPGTAVLLSYRPEELPVPGLALGGPVRYPSRLAVHPVPVPPLGPAEVARIAARVLGPERCRPELTARLHARTAGNAGAVLDLLHALRSAAGPARPGPADLDALDIPVRVAELAISRAWNVPADRRAVVWAAAVLGEPATAGQLAAVAGLDPEPGREALVAALAAGALAECGEQRYGFPMPLAGEAVYRHIPGPVRDQLHRRAARLLARAQPVRWDLLARHHRRSGELRHWLRAVERAAAGYARAGRHQEAVPLLEDALAAPDTPAAARARLAPLLARSATVGLRSDETVRVLRQIVEDRELPAPVRGQVRLDLGLLLGNQAGRGADGREELARAVADLGERPAAAARGMSALAVPYWPGGSLAEHLEWLRRAERVAESSGDPVVRTAVAANGVAVLLSIGDPAGWQRLQALRGSGEEPEIRQQVARGLCNAADAAHWLGYDRQAGELSVEGRRLASSSGAPYTERTVRGTALLLDWAAGRWDGLAARAREFAAEVGDMPLLAEDARLVLGLLALARGEPGQVEAWLRGGRARPVEECSVPLAAASSAALVRLALGRQDTAGAAAEALAAWARLRRQGVWVWAAELAPWAVRALAEAGDPAGAARLTGEFTEGLAGRDAPAAEAALHWCRALTARTEGDHPGALAHFRAAADAHARLGRPYPHALVLEDSARCALATAGPDHPWAVEALGSAAQQLAALGAQWDAARVRALLRTHRPARVRRPVGRPAYGEELSPRELEVAELAGRGMTNREIALTLHLSPRTVEQHVQRAMRKRNVRSRQELTGTPAGGPAGTGATGGGGPLVSP